The sequence CATTTCAGCTTCAATGCTTTGAGGAGGGATGCGAAGTTTGTTTGTTACATTTCGGGCTGTTTGTAATGTCATTGGTGTATTTTAGCATAGTGGCAAAAAAAGCCGCCACTTCCCAAACCTGCATATCATGGGGGAAAAATGGGGATAATTAAATGGGGGCAAAAGCGCCTGACCCGTCGCTCTGACCCACTCAGCGTCCTTTTGCGTTGTGGGTTCTAAGCTCTTGGTTTATACTAACGGGAATGCAAGCACTGATACTTGCCGCCGGCAGGGGAGTAAGGATGGGAAGTTTAACCGAAGATACTCCGAAGCCGATGCTTAAGGTTTTAGGCAAAAACTTGATAGAACATAAATTGGAAATTCTGCCCGCCTCTATACAAGAGGTGGTTATTGTTGTCGGATACAAAGACCATGTGATACGAGATTATTTTGGCGAAAAGTGGCGACACCTGCCGATTAAATACGTTTACCAAAAGGAACTTCTTGGTACGGGACACGGCGTTCATATGGCCAAGGACGCAATAGCTGGAAATTTCATGGTTTTGATGGGCGATGATATGTATCATCGCGAATTTTTGGATAACTTATCCAAAGAGAAATGGGCTATAAGCGCAAGACGTATTGAAAAACCAAAACTCGGAGCAAAAATAGTAACTGACCGAAAAGGCACTCTTACCGATATTCAAGAGGCGCAAAATCTCGTGCCCGGAGAGTGGGAAAATATCGGGGCTTATGTGCTTGGAAAGGAATTTTTTGATGCGCCACTTGTGCCGAAAGCGGTGGACTCTGCCGAATACGGACTGCCTCAGACGCTTCTACATCTGGTTTCCAAGTACCCGATAAAAATAGTTGAAGCCGAAAACTGGACACAGATCACATCGCCGGAAGATCTTCAAATCGCGGCCACCGTGTTTTAAATCGTGAAAAAAACGCCTAATACTGGCGAGTATTAGGCGTTTAACGCTATAAAAAGCTACGTCGGTCTGTGAATTAAGCAACTTTGCGAATTAATGGGCCGGAGTCGGTGTCCATTACGGTGTAGCCGGCATTTTCTATTTCGTCGCGGATTTCATCCGCTTTCTTGAAATTTTTGTCTTGGCGGGCCTCTTCTCTTTTTGCCGACAAATCCCATATTTCCGCGGGAATATTTTTTTGCTCTTTTGCAAACTCTTTCGCCTGCGCTTCAAGGTCCAAACCGAGGATTTTGTCGAACTGAATTACCGCTTTCTCAAAAGAGCTAAAAGACAAAGGATTTCGCAGTTCGGTCCAGATAAAAGAAAGAGCTCTTGGCGTATTAAGGTCGTCATACATCGCATTTTCAATATTTATTCCGAACGGGCTGTCAATTTTTTCTTTTTTGTCTGAAGACGTGAGCTCGTCCACTTTCCAAAGCAACTTGAAATAGGCGGTTTGAGCAGCTTCAAGCGCCTCCCACGAAAATGTGAGAGGCGAGCGATAATGGGCAGTGAGAAACCAGTAACGAAGCGAAAGGGGATGAATGCCTCGGGCCTTAACGTCTTTAAGAGTTATAAATTTACCGCTGGATTTAGCCATTTTCCCTTCAGCCATGACAAGATGCTCATTGTGCACCCATACATTTGCGAGCGGTTTTTCAAAGACCGCCTCGGACTGGGCAATTTCTCCGTTGTGGTGAGTGCCGATATGGTCTACTCCGCCCGTGTGTATATCAAACGGTTGCCCCAAATATTTCTCGCTCATGGCCGAACATTCAATGTGCCAACCCGGAGTACCCCTGCCGAATTCTTCAAATTCCCAGCCGATGTCATTGAATTTCCACAATGCAAAATCGGCTTGATGCCTTTTTTCCGGATTTGACTCCACTCTCGCGCCACTTTTTAACTTGGATATTTCTATGTTTCCCAGCTTGCCATAGTTTGGAAATTTTGAAATGTCATAATAAAGTCCGTCTGATGTTTTGTACACAAAACCTTTTTCATCCAATTTGTGGATAAGAGTTTGCATTTCTTTTATATGGGCGCTTGCTCGCGGCAGCTCTTTGGGTGTGAGTATATTGAGGTCTTTTAAATCCGCGAAAAAAAGGTCAGTGTATTTGTCGGCAAGTTTGGCCATGTTTGAAATGGTAACTTCCATGCCTTCGCGTTTGAGGCCTTTTGTCATTTTATCTTCGCCTTCGTCTCCGTCACTCGCAAGATGGCCGATGTCGGTAATGTTCATCACATGATTGACTTTATAACCGCTGTACTCCAAAGCGCGCCTCAAAGTGTCTACGAAAACGTAGGCGCGCAAGTTTCCTATGTGGGCGCAGTCATAAACAGTCGGCCCGCACGAATAAAGGCCGACTGTTTTGCCGGTTCTGTCAATCGGATGAAATTCCTCTTTTTTTCGAGTGAGAGTGTTGTAAAGTTTAATCATGGAACACGAAATATGTAACTTGTAACGCCATAATATACAACGTGTAACTTGTAACGTGTAACGCCGGAAAAGAAATACTCTGACGCTACACGTTACACGCTATACGTTATACGCTACATGTTACATGTTTCGCGTTACATGTCTATAGCCACTTTTTGTGTTTAAAAAACCAAAAGAAAATCACCGTTAAAATCGCCATTAGTCCCACGACAATCCAAAAATCCTGCGGATGGCCGACTATCGGAAGATTATCCGTATTCATACCGAAAACTCCGGCTATAAGGGAAAGAGGGAAAGTTATAAAAGCCATTATGGTAAGGACTTTCATTATCTCGTTCTGTTTTGTGGAAAGAAGAGAATTATTGGTCTGTCGTAGCTCTCCCAAAAAAGATCGGTTTGTTTCAATGGCCGCCTCTATACGGTAGTACTCACCTAAAATTTTGCTCAGATAGTAAGTGAACTCCTCTCCGAAAAATCTGCGTCCGGCTATTTCAAAAGAATTCAAGACCTCTTTGTGGTTGCTGGTGGCTTGGGTAAAGCTCAAAAGCTCTCGGCTGACGTCAGAGAGCGCCCTGACCATATCTTTTTCTTGGCCGTCAAATATTTTCTCCTGAATGACCTGCAGGGAGTCCTTTATTCCCTCCAGTTCATTCAAAAGGGACTGGTAGGCCTCGCCAATCATGTAGAAAAAAATAAATCCAGCGTGTTCTCCAGCGTTCGGTCTGTCTAAAATAGAGTTGACCTCAAAGATTTTTGAAAACTTATGCAGGGCTTCTATTTCGTCGTATCGGACCGTGATTATAAAGTCCTTGCCGATAACGAAATCAACTTCTTTGGTTATGCCTATGTTACCTCTTTTGCTATGGAGGGTGGGGAAGTGCAAAATCAGGTAAATATAATCGGAATACAAGTCCACTCGGGGTTTAAGAGTGGGGGTGAGAAATTCTTGACCGACTATCGGGTGTATTCCGTACTCTTCAACAATCCAGCGTACTTCTTCGTCCGATGGCGATTCAAGATCAATCCATGTGAGACGGTTATGAGTGTGAGTTGTAAGCATCGGCGTGGCTTTGTGTCGGCGATGGTTTTTAAACTGTGAATTACGAAACGCCTGCCCCCCACGAGGGAAAGCTCCCAAAAAAGTGACCGCTCCAAGGGCGCTTGCCTAGGGCTCAGTCACTTTTTTGTGACTTTCCTCGTGGGGGGGCGACTGCCGTATTTTGTAATTCAAGATTTTTAAACCTTTGTCGCTCGAACTTTACTTGACTTAAATTATAACTCACGGACGGCAATTCACAACTCATAACTCGGTAACCGATTACATTCTTTTTTTTCTTTCCACAAATCCGACGACAACAATTGCGCAATTATTTTAATTTTGAGATAATGAGTGGAACTATGCAAAAAGAAAGAAGTAAAAATATCGGCACCGTAGTGGGCGTGGTTATTCTTATCGCCGTTTCTTTCGGTGTGGGAGTGAATGTAGGAAACAATCAGGTTAGTTCCGTGGCTACTTCTAATATTTTGAATGTGGACAACGGCAAGCCGGATGAGGTTGACTTCTCGCCTTTTTGGAAAGCGTGGAATATTTTGAACGAAAAATACGTTACTACCGCCACAAGCACTTCGGACCAGCAAAAGATATGGGGAGCCATAGAAGGTTTGGCCGCTTCTTTGGGCGACCCTTACACCTCCTTTTTTCCTCCTGTTGAGAAAAAGCAATTTGATGAGGAGATAAGCGGTAACTTTGAAGGGGTCGGCATGGAGGTTGATTTGCGCGATGGAGTTCTCACGGTGGTCGCGCCTCTTAAGGGTACGCCCGCTTACAGGGCGGGAATAGAACCGGAAGACCAGATAATCAAAATTGACGACAAGCCGACTCTCGGACTTTCTGTGGAAGACGCGGTAAAAGCTATCCGCGGGCCCAAGGGCAGTACAGTAACGCTGACTATTTTCCGGCTAAAAAACGGCGAAGAACCGATAAAAGTGGAAATTGTCCGAGATGTCATAGACATTCCGTCATTGGAAACCGAAACAAAGGACGGCGTCTTTATAATCCGGCTTTACAACTTCTCCGCTCCTTCGCAGAACGATTTCAGAGAAGCTCTTCGTGAGTTTGTGGAGGCGCAAACTCCGTATCTTGTTTTGGACTTGCGTGGCAATCCCGGCGGGTACTTGGGTTCGTCCATTGACATGGCTTCTTGGTTTTTGCCTCAAGGTAAAGTCATAGTAACGGAGGATTTCGGCCAAAACAGCGAACCGCGAGTTTACAGAAGTTTGGGACGAAACGCTTTTAACAAAAATTTAAGAATGGTGATTCTCGTAAACGGAGGTACCGCCTCGGCTTCGGAAATTCTTGCCGGAGCTCTGTCGGAACACAAAATGGCTGTGCTTGTCGGCACTCAAACTTTTGGAAAAGGTTCCGTACAGGAGCTTGTTCCCGTGACGGAGGATACGGCGCTCAAAGTAACGATAGCCCGATGGCTCACGCCTAACGGACTGTCTCTTTCGGAGGGGGGGATTACTCCGGACGTGGTTGTTGAAATGACAAGAGAGGACATTGAAGCGGGCTTGGATCCGCAGTTGGACAAGGCGTTAGAGTTGGTAAAAAATATGTAGGTCGGGAGGAACCGGCTATGATTTACGATTTATGATTCAGGATTTAGGAGAAAAGAAAATAACCAGAAGGGGGACAGATGGGCACCATCACTCCCGATGTCGGGAGTGATGGTGCCCATCTGTCCCGAGAACGTTGTATTTAAGCGCGGTTTGTGATAGCTTAATAAGACCTAACAGAAAAACTTTATGAAAGTGGTTTTGCTTAAAGACGTGCCAAAAATAGGCCGAAAATACGAGGTCAAAAATGTAGCGGATGGCTACGCTTTAAACATGCTGATTCCGAAAGGTTTGGCCGAGACGGCAACGGAGAAAGCCGTTTTACGAGCTGAAGCGGAAGCCAAAAAACTGGTGGCGGAAAGAAAACTTCAGACAACTCTTTTGGAGAAAAATCTGGAAAGCATTAAAGACAAAATCCTGTCGGTTTCGGCAAAGGCGAACGAGCAAGGACACCTTTTCGCTTCAATACATAAAGAAGAAATAGCCAAGAGAATTGAAGAAGAGACGCGGATTGCCGTTTTGCCGGAATTTATATTTTTTGATAAGCCCATTAAAGAAATCGGAGAACACAAAGTTACCGTCAAAGTGGGAGAAAGAGAAGCGAAGATAAAAGTCACAGTTTCAGCCAAAGAATGATAATAGCTGTAAGGTAGAAAAAATCGTATGATGTTAAAAACGGCGGTTATCAAAGGACTAAGTCCTTTGATAACCGCCGTTTTTCTGTCAAAGTCCGGGGCAATTTTCTGCCGGTCGGTATCCGGCATCTTTTGCCTGTTTATCGTTTTCAAACCAAATTTTGTTT comes from bacterium and encodes:
- the cysS gene encoding cysteine--tRNA ligase, translated to MIKLYNTLTRKKEEFHPIDRTGKTVGLYSCGPTVYDCAHIGNLRAYVFVDTLRRALEYSGYKVNHVMNITDIGHLASDGDEGEDKMTKGLKREGMEVTISNMAKLADKYTDLFFADLKDLNILTPKELPRASAHIKEMQTLIHKLDEKGFVYKTSDGLYYDISKFPNYGKLGNIEISKLKSGARVESNPEKRHQADFALWKFNDIGWEFEEFGRGTPGWHIECSAMSEKYLGQPFDIHTGGVDHIGTHHNGEIAQSEAVFEKPLANVWVHNEHLVMAEGKMAKSSGKFITLKDVKARGIHPLSLRYWFLTAHYRSPLTFSWEALEAAQTAYFKLLWKVDELTSSDKKEKIDSPFGINIENAMYDDLNTPRALSFIWTELRNPLSFSSFEKAVIQFDKILGLDLEAQAKEFAKEQKNIPAEIWDLSAKREEARQDKNFKKADEIRDEIENAGYTVMDTDSGPLIRKVA
- a CDS encoding S41 family peptidase; this encodes MQKERSKNIGTVVGVVILIAVSFGVGVNVGNNQVSSVATSNILNVDNGKPDEVDFSPFWKAWNILNEKYVTTATSTSDQQKIWGAIEGLAASLGDPYTSFFPPVEKKQFDEEISGNFEGVGMEVDLRDGVLTVVAPLKGTPAYRAGIEPEDQIIKIDDKPTLGLSVEDAVKAIRGPKGSTVTLTIFRLKNGEEPIKVEIVRDVIDIPSLETETKDGVFIIRLYNFSAPSQNDFREALREFVEAQTPYLVLDLRGNPGGYLGSSIDMASWFLPQGKVIVTEDFGQNSEPRVYRSLGRNAFNKNLRMVILVNGGTASASEILAGALSEHKMAVLVGTQTFGKGSVQELVPVTEDTALKVTIARWLTPNGLSLSEGGITPDVVVEMTREDIEAGLDPQLDKALELVKNM
- a CDS encoding NTP transferase domain-containing protein: MQALILAAGRGVRMGSLTEDTPKPMLKVLGKNLIEHKLEILPASIQEVVIVVGYKDHVIRDYFGEKWRHLPIKYVYQKELLGTGHGVHMAKDAIAGNFMVLMGDDMYHREFLDNLSKEKWAISARRIEKPKLGAKIVTDRKGTLTDIQEAQNLVPGEWENIGAYVLGKEFFDAPLVPKAVDSAEYGLPQTLLHLVSKYPIKIVEAENWTQITSPEDLQIAATVF
- the rplI gene encoding 50S ribosomal protein L9, whose protein sequence is MKVVLLKDVPKIGRKYEVKNVADGYALNMLIPKGLAETATEKAVLRAEAEAKKLVAERKLQTTLLEKNLESIKDKILSVSAKANEQGHLFASIHKEEIAKRIEEETRIAVLPEFIFFDKPIKEIGEHKVTVKVGEREAKIKVTVSAKE
- a CDS encoding magnesium transporter CorA family protein, producing the protein MLTTHTHNRLTWIDLESPSDEEVRWIVEEYGIHPIVGQEFLTPTLKPRVDLYSDYIYLILHFPTLHSKRGNIGITKEVDFVIGKDFIITVRYDEIEALHKFSKIFEVNSILDRPNAGEHAGFIFFYMIGEAYQSLLNELEGIKDSLQVIQEKIFDGQEKDMVRALSDVSRELLSFTQATSNHKEVLNSFEIAGRRFFGEEFTYYLSKILGEYYRIEAAIETNRSFLGELRQTNNSLLSTKQNEIMKVLTIMAFITFPLSLIAGVFGMNTDNLPIVGHPQDFWIVVGLMAILTVIFFWFFKHKKWL